One genomic region from Phragmites australis chromosome 1, lpPhrAust1.1, whole genome shotgun sequence encodes:
- the LOC133922717 gene encoding stomatal closure-related actin-binding protein 1-like produces the protein MTKVIHDSGEGLQKEALDLVSSDVNFPKGRFPDYRIGPNNQIIDPEETHEAVPLREIVAKETAQLLEQQRRLSVRDLKEKFEKGLSGASKLSEEAKRREAASLDRQVLLKKLRDVLETLKGRVAGRNRDDADEAISLVEALAVQLTQREGELIYEKAEVKKLANFLKQATEDARKVAEEERALALAEIEKARTAIEKVEKTLQLHDSASSSREKEEIEELRKEVREARRIKILHQPSKVMDMEFELQALRTLISEKTQVCNQLKKELAMIKRLEEDSLDLFEVEGSDTLGSQFHIVPRVDGVPNIANCPIQWYRVVSGGIRELISGATGFTYAPEPFDVGRLLQAEIILNTEKVTVKTDGPINHAAGIERYVDSLMKRTDIEFNVVVTQMNGHDYSSNSVHVFHIGKLRIKLRKGWSTKARESYSTTMKLCGSRGGGNAAARAVFWQARKGLSYTLAFETDRDRNAAIMLARKFASNYNVALTGPGDQVHGGT, from the exons ATGACAAAGGTCATCCATGACTCTGGAGAAGGTTTGCAGAAGGAGGCACTTGATTTGGTCTCATCTGATGTTAACTTCCCCAAGGGCCGTTTCCCAGACTACCGGATTGGGCCGAACAACCAAATTATTGATCCAGAGGAGACACATGAGGCTGTACCTCTCAGGGAGATTGTTGCAAAGGAAACTGCACAGCTGCTAGAGCAGCAAAGGCGTCTCTCGGTGCGTGATCTCAAGGAGAAGTTTGAGAAGGGTCTGTCTGGTGCTTCCAAGTTGTCTGAAGAG GCTAAGCGGCGAGAAGCAGCTTCATTAGACAGGCAGGTTCTTCTGAAGAAGCTCAGAGATGTTTTAGAGACACTGAAAGGCCGTGTAGCTGGTCGAAATAGAGATGATGCTGACGAAGCTATCTCGCTG GTGGAGGCACTAGCTGTTCAGCTGACACAACGAGAAGGGGAATTAATTTATGAGAAGGCTGAAGTAAAAAAGTTGGCTAACTTCCTCAAGCAG GCTACTGAAGATGCCCGTAAAGTGGCTGAAGAGGAAAGAGCTCTTGCGCTTGCTGAAATTGAAAAGGCTAGAACTGCAatagaaaaagttgagaaaacATTGCAGTTGCATGATTCTGCATCAAGTAGCAGGGAGAAGGAG GAGATAGAGGAACTTAGGAAAGAGGTCCGAGAGGCTAGAAGAATAAAAATACTGCACCAGCCAAGCAAG GTCATGGACATGGAATTTGAGCTTCAAGCACTGCGGACTCTCATCTCAGAAAAAACTCAGGTTTGCAATCAGCTAAAGAAAGAG CTTGCCATGATCAAGAGGCTGGAAGAGGATAGCTTGGACCTCTTTGAGGTTGAAGGTTCTGATACCCTTGGATCACAGTTCCATATTGTCCCCCGAGTCGATGGTGTTCCGAACATCGCAAACTGTCCAATTCAGTGGTACCGTGTAGTTTCTGGAGGCATTAGAGAGCTCATATCGG GAGCAACCGGATTTACATATGCCCCAGAACCATTTGATGTTGGCCGACTATTGCAAGCAGAGATAATTTTGAACACAGAGAAAGTTACAGTTAAGACAGATGGTCCTATAAATCATG CTGCAGGAATTGAACGCTATGTGGACTCACTAATGAAAAGGACAGATATTGAGTTCAAC GTGGTAGTCACCCAAATGAATGGGCATGATTACTCATCGAACTCTGTCCATGTATTTCACATTGGAAAGCTGAGAATAAAACTCCGAAAAGGATGGTCTACAAAAGCAAGAGAGTCATATTCCACTACGATGAAG TTATGTgggagccgtggtggtggtAATGCTGCAGCTAGGGCAGTTTTCTGGCAAGCTAGAAAAGGCTTGTCCTACACTCTAGCTTTCGAAACAGACAGGGACAGGAATGCTGCAATTATGCTTGCTCGTAAATTTGCATCCAATTACAAT GTTGCGCTCACTGGCCCAGGTGACCAAGTTCATGGTGGCACCTGA
- the LOC133922726 gene encoding cyclin-B1-1-like isoform X2 — protein MATRNHNAAAAAAPQLHQNRGGVPTLGKQKAVVAGRADAQNRRAPLGDIGNYVSVRAAEGKPQPPHEQVNRPVTRSFGAQLVKNAIKNVAIAPAAVAGPAPRLARKAPAKPPPPEHVIEISSDSDGSKMKSESSACSVRKCSRKKVINTLTSVLSARSKAACGITHKAPQAIEDIDKLDGDNELAVVDYIEDIYTFYKVAEHESRPCDYIDSQVEINSKMRAILADWIIEVHHKFELMPETLYLTMYIVDQYLSLQPVLRRELQLVGVSAMLIACKYEEIWAPEVNDFILISDSAYSREQILSMEKGILNRLEWNLTVPTSYVFLVRFLKAASSDIKNDKEMEHMVFFFAELSLMQYGLVTRLPSMVAASAVYAARLTLKRAPLWTDTLKHHTGFSESQLMDCAKMLVSSHLTAPESKLRVVYKKYSSEPFGGVALRPPAVEICK, from the exons atgGCCACGCGCAACcacaacgccgccgccgctgccgctccgCAGCTTCATCAGAACAGAG GCGGTGTTCCCACTCTAGGAAAGCAGAAGGCCGTCGTGGCCGGCAGAGCTGACGCCCAGAACCGTCGAGCCCCCCTGGGCGACATCGGCAACTACGTGAGCGTACGCGCAGCCGAAGG CAAGCCGCAGCCGCCGCACGAGCAGGTGAACCGCCCTGTCACCAGAAGCTTTGGTGCTCAACTGGTAAAGAACGCAATCAAG AATGTCGCAATTGCACCTGCAGCGGTGGCGGGGCCTGCGCCGAGGCTGGCCAGGAAGGCTCCTGCCAAGCCTCCTCCTCCGGAGCATGTGATTGAGATTAGCTCCGACTCCGACGGCAGCAAGATGAAGTCGGAGAGCAGCGCCTGCTCTGTCCGcaaatgctcgaggaagaaggTCATTAACACTCTTACTTCTGTGCTGTCAGCCCGCTCTAAG GCTGCATGTGGGATCACTCATAAGGCTCCACAAGCGATCGAAGATATCGACAAGTTAGATGGTGACAACGAGCTCGCAGTTGTGGACTATATTGAAGACATCTACACGTTCTACAAGGTTGCAGAG CATGAGAGCCGGCCATGTGACTACATTGACTCCCAGGTGGAGATCAATTCAAAGATGAGGGCTATCCTGGCCGACTGGATCATTGAAGTGCACCACAAGTTTGAGCTGATGCCGGAAACCCTCTACTTGACTATGTACATCGTCGACCAGTACCTCTCGCTACAGCCTGTCCTGCGAAGGGAGCTGCAGCTGGTCGGCGTTTCAGCCATGTTAATTGCTTGCAAGTACGAAGAGATTTGGGCCCCCGAG GTGAACGATTTCATCTTGATATCAGACAGTGCGTATAGTAGGGAGCAGATCCTTTCAATGGAGAAGGGAATTTTGAATAGGCTTGAGTGGAATTTAACTGTTCCTACTTCATACGTGTTCCTCGTCCGCTTTCTGAAGGCAGCATCTTCGGATATAAAAAATGACAAAGAG ATGGAGCATATGGTCTTCTTCTTCGCGGAGTTGTCACTGATGCAATACGGTCTGGTGACGCGCCTGCCTTCAATGGTTGCTGCTTCTGCTGTCTATGCAGCCAGGCTCACTCTGAAGAGGGCTCCCCTGTGGACTGACACGCTCAAACACCACACAGGCTTCAGTGAGTCACAGCTAAT GGACTGCGCCAAGATGCTCGTGAGCTCACACTTGACTGCTCCTGAGAGCAAACTGAGGGTTGTATACAAGAAGTATTCCAGCGAGCCGTTCGGAGGGGTCGCGCTTCGTCCACCGGCAGTGGAGATCTGCAAATAA
- the LOC133922726 gene encoding cyclin-B1-1-like isoform X1 has protein sequence MATRNHNAAAAAAPQLHQNRGGVPTLGKQKAVVAGRADAQNRRAPLGDIGNYVSVRAAEGKPQPPHEQVNRPVTRSFGAQLVKNAIKQNVAIAPAAVAGPAPRLARKAPAKPPPPEHVIEISSDSDGSKMKSESSACSVRKCSRKKVINTLTSVLSARSKAACGITHKAPQAIEDIDKLDGDNELAVVDYIEDIYTFYKVAEHESRPCDYIDSQVEINSKMRAILADWIIEVHHKFELMPETLYLTMYIVDQYLSLQPVLRRELQLVGVSAMLIACKYEEIWAPEVNDFILISDSAYSREQILSMEKGILNRLEWNLTVPTSYVFLVRFLKAASSDIKNDKEMEHMVFFFAELSLMQYGLVTRLPSMVAASAVYAARLTLKRAPLWTDTLKHHTGFSESQLMDCAKMLVSSHLTAPESKLRVVYKKYSSEPFGGVALRPPAVEICK, from the exons atgGCCACGCGCAACcacaacgccgccgccgctgccgctccgCAGCTTCATCAGAACAGAG GCGGTGTTCCCACTCTAGGAAAGCAGAAGGCCGTCGTGGCCGGCAGAGCTGACGCCCAGAACCGTCGAGCCCCCCTGGGCGACATCGGCAACTACGTGAGCGTACGCGCAGCCGAAGG CAAGCCGCAGCCGCCGCACGAGCAGGTGAACCGCCCTGTCACCAGAAGCTTTGGTGCTCAACTGGTAAAGAACGCAATCAAG CAGAATGTCGCAATTGCACCTGCAGCGGTGGCGGGGCCTGCGCCGAGGCTGGCCAGGAAGGCTCCTGCCAAGCCTCCTCCTCCGGAGCATGTGATTGAGATTAGCTCCGACTCCGACGGCAGCAAGATGAAGTCGGAGAGCAGCGCCTGCTCTGTCCGcaaatgctcgaggaagaaggTCATTAACACTCTTACTTCTGTGCTGTCAGCCCGCTCTAAG GCTGCATGTGGGATCACTCATAAGGCTCCACAAGCGATCGAAGATATCGACAAGTTAGATGGTGACAACGAGCTCGCAGTTGTGGACTATATTGAAGACATCTACACGTTCTACAAGGTTGCAGAG CATGAGAGCCGGCCATGTGACTACATTGACTCCCAGGTGGAGATCAATTCAAAGATGAGGGCTATCCTGGCCGACTGGATCATTGAAGTGCACCACAAGTTTGAGCTGATGCCGGAAACCCTCTACTTGACTATGTACATCGTCGACCAGTACCTCTCGCTACAGCCTGTCCTGCGAAGGGAGCTGCAGCTGGTCGGCGTTTCAGCCATGTTAATTGCTTGCAAGTACGAAGAGATTTGGGCCCCCGAG GTGAACGATTTCATCTTGATATCAGACAGTGCGTATAGTAGGGAGCAGATCCTTTCAATGGAGAAGGGAATTTTGAATAGGCTTGAGTGGAATTTAACTGTTCCTACTTCATACGTGTTCCTCGTCCGCTTTCTGAAGGCAGCATCTTCGGATATAAAAAATGACAAAGAG ATGGAGCATATGGTCTTCTTCTTCGCGGAGTTGTCACTGATGCAATACGGTCTGGTGACGCGCCTGCCTTCAATGGTTGCTGCTTCTGCTGTCTATGCAGCCAGGCTCACTCTGAAGAGGGCTCCCCTGTGGACTGACACGCTCAAACACCACACAGGCTTCAGTGAGTCACAGCTAAT GGACTGCGCCAAGATGCTCGTGAGCTCACACTTGACTGCTCCTGAGAGCAAACTGAGGGTTGTATACAAGAAGTATTCCAGCGAGCCGTTCGGAGGGGTCGCGCTTCGTCCACCGGCAGTGGAGATCTGCAAATAA
- the LOC133922709 gene encoding UDP-glycosyltransferase 87A2-like: MDAAPASDKPRVCGCHIVAVPYPGRGHVNAMMNLSRLLTARGAAVTFVVTEEWLGLLLRSSPNAAPAGGVRLRAIPNVIPSEHGRASDHAGFLDAVATEMEAPFERLLDRLEGPPPAALVADTYLPWVVGVGNRRGVPVWSLFPMAAAFFSAYYHFDRLPAWLSNDNEQAPYSGETVDNPDKKLGRYISGQASSSIRLSDLEPLIHNKRTTKHILAALSSIRNAQCLLFTTMYELEAGVIDSLRSILFCPIYPIGPCVPYMTLEDHHTVSNGEVTSQGDYFTWLDSHPVNSVLYVSLGSFLSVSASQVDEIALGLASSKVRFLWILREQSSQARELIGDTDKGMILPWCEQMKVLCHPSVGGFLTHCGMNSTLEAIFAGVPMLALPIFFDQPIDGRLIVEEWKIGLNLKDCTRKDGLIGREDIALAAKRLMSSDEAETKAIRRRALEWKEASRRAVDKGGSSYRNLSSLMEMVCTSQ, encoded by the exons ATGGACGCCGCCCCCGCCTCGGATAAGCCGCGCGTGTGCGGCTGCCACATTGTGGCGGTGCCGTACCCGGGTCGCGGCCACGTCAATGCCATGATGAACCTGAGCCGCCTCCTCACCGCCCGCGGCGCCGCGGTCACCTTCGTCGTTACTGAGGAATggctcggcctcctcctccgttCCTCCCCCAATGCCGCGCCGGCCGGCGGCGTCCGCCTGCGCGCCATCCCCAACGTCATACCCTCCGAGCACGGCCGCGCCTCCGACCACGCGGGCTTCCTCGACGCCGTCGCCACAGAGATGGAGGCGCCCTTCGAGCGCCTGCTCGACCGCCTCGAGGGCCCGCCGCCCGCGGCGCTCGTGGCCGACACCTACCTCCCCTGGGTTGTCGGGGTCGGCAACCGGAGGGGTGTGCCCGTCTGGTCGCTCTTCCCCATGGCCGCCGCCTTCTTCTCCGCGTACTACCACTTCGACCGCCTCCCGGCGTGGCTTTCCAACGACAACGAGCAAGCGCCGTACTCCGGTGAGACCGTAG ATAACCCTGATAAAAAACTTGGGCGATATATCTCCGGCCAGGCCTCAAGTTCAATAAGGTTGTCTGATCTCGAGCCCTTAATTCACAACAAGAGAACAACGAAGCACATCCTAGCAGCCTTATCTAGCATTAGAAATGCTCAATGTCTTCTTTTCACCACCATGTATGAGCTTGAGGCCGGTGTCATCGACTCGCTACGGTCAATACTCTTTTGTCCAATATACCCAATAGGCCCCTGTGTTCCCTACATGACACTTGAAGACCACCATACCGTGTCCAATGGGGAAGTTACCAGCCAAGGAGACTACTTCACCTGGTTGGATTCGCATCCTGTGAACTCAGTGTTGTATGTCTCCCTTGGCAGTTTCCTCTCAGTGTCAGCCTCTCAGGTTGATGAGATTGCACTGGGCCTAGCGTCAAGTAAGGTTAGGTTCCTGTGGATTCTTCGAGAACAATCCTCTCAGGCGCGAGAACTTATTGGTGACACCGATAAGGGGATGATACTGCCATGGTGCGAGCAGATGAAGGTTTTGTGCCACCCTTCAGTTGGGGGCTTCTTGACCCATTGCGGGATGAACTCAACACTTGAAGCCATCTTTGCTGGTGTACCTATGCTTGCCTTACCAATCTTCTTTGATCAACCGATTGATGGCCGACTAATTGTGGAAGAGTGGAAGATTGGCCTGAACTTGAAGGATTGTACTCGTAAGGATGGTCTGATTGGGAGAGAGGATATTGCGTTGGCTGCTAAGAGGCTGATGTCTTCTGATGAAGCTGAGACAAAGGCAATAAGGAGACGTGCTCTTGAGTGGAAAGAGGCTTCTCGCAGAGCAGTCGACAAGGGTGGATCTTCATACCGCAATCTGAGTTCGTTGATGGAGATGGTATGCACATCACAATAA